The Desulfallas thermosapovorans DSM 6562 nucleotide sequence GGGCGCCCCCCCCTGTAATAACAATACCCCCGGGCAGGGAAGCCCCCAGTTCCAGATGTTCTAAGAATTGTTTCACAAACTCAAGTATTTCTTCAATTCTCGACCTGATAATTCTATGTACCAGTTTACCTGAGACAACGTTACAACCCGTCCCGGATATATTCGGAACACGAACCTCTTCGTCGATTGAGCCCAGCCCGTAAGTAATTTTTATCTTTTCAGCGGTCTCCAGTGTGGTATGCAGGCCCACTGCCAGGTCGGCGGTAATATGTCCCGCCCCCACCGGAAATACGCTTATATAACGCAGCGTGCCATGATTGATAAAAATCGCCCTGGTCATGCCGGCCCCCATATCCACACATACCACACCCACTTGTCCTTCCACAGCCGCCAGCACCGCCCGGGCTGTTGCCAGCGAGCCAACCTTGCTTTGCACCGCCTGCAAACCTGCGTTGTGCAGGCAAAGCATGGTCGTTTCCAAATTACTTCCCGGAACAGCCAGGGCTGTAGCCTCCATTTCCAGTTCCCTTCCCCTGCAGCCCAAAGGCCTGGCAGTATGTTTACCATCAATACGGAAGTCGGCATTAACCAATTGAACAATTGCCCAATCCGCAGGCAAAACAGCTTGACTGAATTTGTGCTGCAGATTTTGTAAATCTTGCCGGTCCACCGCCCGCCGCCTGGCCATGACTTGTTTCTCCCTGCCGTGCCTGACCACCAA carries:
- the ftsA gene encoding cell division protein FtsA translates to MAGTAQKDVVVGLDIGTSGIAVAVLKCGCGAKQEPLGFGYCPSIGVKNGQAVDIHDAAAAIKKAVSDARAAAGVPFDSVNIGIDGPELVVRHGREKQVMARRRAVDRQDLQNLQHKFSQAVLPADWAIVQLVNADFRIDGKHTARPLGCRGRELEMEATALAVPGSNLETTMLCLHNAGLQAVQSKVGSLATARAVLAAVEGQVGVVCVDMGAGMTRAIFINHGTLRYISVFPVGAGHITADLAVGLHTTLETAEKIKITYGLGSIDEEVRVPNISGTGCNVVSGKLVHRIIRSRIEEILEFVKQFLEHLELGASLPGGIVITGGGARLRGLLKMARDYWEMPVRRGCNTLLVESVPEEEAYRYNTAVGLALREPGQGQVPCGVKRMTEGGLVGRIKSWLR